From Rhizobium favelukesii, the proteins below share one genomic window:
- a CDS encoding cob(I)yrinic acid a,c-diamide adenosyltransferase, with the protein MVRLNKIYTKTGDDGTTALVSGPRRLKYDLRVEAYGTIDEANSAIGVARLHMQGMPVLERMLTSIQNDLFDLGADLATPDYGKPPAQEPLRIVDSQVARIESDIDELNADLQPLKSFVLPGGHSAAAHLHLARTIARRAERLMVELARTDGEVVSDAALKYVNRVSDFLFVAARHANDRGHADVLWVPGKNR; encoded by the coding sequence ATGGTAAGGCTCAACAAAATCTATACGAAGACAGGTGACGACGGCACGACCGCGCTTGTTTCAGGGCCGCGTCGACTGAAATACGATCTGCGCGTCGAGGCCTACGGCACCATCGACGAGGCCAACTCCGCCATCGGCGTCGCGCGGCTTCATATGCAGGGCATGCCCGTCCTGGAGAGAATGCTGACGTCGATCCAGAATGACCTCTTCGACCTTGGTGCGGACCTTGCAACGCCGGATTATGGCAAGCCACCGGCACAAGAACCGCTGCGCATAGTCGATAGCCAAGTCGCCCGCATCGAGAGCGACATCGACGAGTTGAACGCGGACCTGCAGCCTTTGAAGTCCTTTGTGCTGCCGGGCGGGCACTCGGCTGCTGCTCATCTTCATCTCGCCCGCACGATCGCACGCCGCGCGGAGCGGCTGATGGTCGAGCTTGCCCGGACAGATGGCGAGGTCGTCAGCGACGCCGCATTGAAATACGTCAACCGCGTTTCGGACTTCCTTTTCGTCGCCGCCCGCCACGCCAATGACCGTGGCCACGCGGATGTGCTTTGGGTTCCAGGAAAAAACAGGTAG
- the nrdE gene encoding class 1b ribonucleoside-diphosphate reductase subunit alpha, with protein MDTLTLDRPLKASEAALDYHALNAMLNLYDEDGKIQLDKDRLAAKQYFLQHVNQNTVFFHNLREKLDYLVTEGYYEQDILDQYSFNFVRELFDHAYAKKFRFPTFLGAFKYYTSYTLKTFDGKRYLERYEDRICMVALTLACGNENLARDMVDEIIAGRFQPATPTFLNAGKKQRGELVSCFLLRVEDNMESIARGINSALQLSKRGGGVALALTNLREAGAPIKQIENQSSGVIPVMKLLEDSFSYANQLGARQGAGAVYLHAHHPDIMRFLDTKRENADEKVRIKTLSLGVVIPDITFELAKNNEDMYLFSPYDVERVYGVAFTEISVTERYREMVADSRIRKKKIKARDFFQVIAEIQFESGYPYIMFEDTVNRANPVAGRITMSNLCSEILQVSEASEFNNDLSYKHMGKDISCNLGSLNIAAAMDSTDFGKTIETSIRALTAVSDLSHIASVPSVEKGNDDSHAIGLGQMNLHGYLARERIYYGSDEGVDFTNMYFYTVTYHAIRASNRLAGERGTSFKGFENSTYATGEYFDKYTEQAWVPATERIKELFETAGIDIPTQEDWLVLKQAVMTFGLYNQNLQAVPPTGSISYINHSTSSIHPIVSKIEIRKEGKIGRVYYPAAFMTNDNLEYYQDAYEIGPEKIIDTYAAATQHVDQGLSLTLFFRDTATTRDINRAQIYAWKKGIKTIYYIRLRQMALSGTEVQGCVSCTL; from the coding sequence TTGGACACGCTAACGCTCGATCGACCTCTGAAGGCATCAGAAGCCGCGCTCGACTACCACGCCCTCAATGCCATGCTGAACCTCTATGACGAGGACGGCAAAATCCAGCTTGACAAGGATCGGCTGGCGGCCAAGCAGTATTTCCTGCAGCATGTGAACCAGAACACCGTCTTCTTTCATAACCTCAGGGAAAAGCTCGATTACCTGGTGACCGAGGGTTATTACGAGCAGGACATTCTCGACCAATATTCGTTCAACTTCGTGCGCGAACTCTTCGACCATGCCTATGCGAAAAAGTTCCGCTTCCCAACCTTCCTCGGGGCTTTCAAGTATTACACCAGCTATACGCTGAAGACCTTCGACGGAAAGCGCTATTTGGAGCGCTACGAGGACCGCATTTGCATGGTTGCCCTGACGCTGGCCTGCGGCAACGAAAACCTCGCCCGTGATATGGTCGATGAGATCATCGCCGGGCGGTTTCAGCCCGCGACGCCGACCTTCCTCAATGCCGGGAAGAAGCAACGCGGCGAACTCGTCTCCTGCTTTCTCTTGCGCGTCGAGGACAACATGGAGTCGATCGCGCGAGGCATCAATTCGGCGCTTCAGTTGTCGAAGCGCGGCGGGGGTGTTGCACTTGCTCTGACGAACCTGCGGGAAGCGGGTGCTCCGATCAAGCAGATCGAGAATCAGTCTTCCGGCGTCATTCCTGTCATGAAGCTTTTGGAAGATTCATTCTCTTACGCCAACCAACTCGGCGCGCGCCAAGGGGCAGGGGCAGTCTACCTCCATGCGCACCATCCCGACATTATGCGCTTCCTTGACACCAAACGCGAAAATGCCGATGAGAAGGTCCGGATCAAGACGCTGTCGCTCGGTGTCGTCATTCCCGACATTACCTTCGAGCTCGCAAAGAACAACGAGGACATGTACCTCTTCTCGCCCTACGACGTGGAGCGGGTCTATGGCGTGGCTTTCACCGAGATTTCGGTGACGGAAAGGTACCGCGAGATGGTGGCCGACAGCCGTATCCGTAAGAAAAAGATCAAGGCGCGCGACTTCTTCCAGGTGATCGCCGAAATCCAGTTCGAAAGCGGCTATCCCTACATCATGTTCGAAGACACGGTGAACCGCGCCAATCCGGTCGCCGGCCGCATCACGATGAGCAACCTTTGCTCGGAAATCCTGCAGGTGAGCGAGGCGAGCGAGTTCAACAATGATCTCTCCTACAAGCATATGGGCAAGGACATCTCCTGCAACCTCGGCTCGCTCAATATCGCCGCGGCGATGGATTCCACCGACTTCGGCAAGACAATCGAGACTTCGATCCGCGCGCTGACCGCCGTTTCCGACCTGAGCCATATCGCCTCGGTGCCGTCAGTCGAGAAGGGCAATGACGACAGCCATGCGATCGGCCTCGGCCAGATGAACCTGCACGGCTATCTCGCCCGCGAGCGCATCTACTACGGTTCGGACGAAGGCGTCGATTTCACCAATATGTATTTCTACACGGTGACCTACCATGCCATCCGCGCCTCGAACCGGCTGGCGGGGGAGCGTGGCACGAGCTTCAAGGGATTCGAGAACTCGACGTATGCAACCGGCGAATACTTCGACAAATACACGGAGCAGGCCTGGGTCCCGGCAACCGAGCGGATCAAGGAGCTCTTCGAGACAGCCGGCATCGATATTCCGACACAGGAAGACTGGCTTGTGCTGAAGCAGGCGGTAATGACCTTTGGCCTCTATAACCAGAACCTGCAGGCCGTGCCGCCGACCGGTTCGATCTCCTACATCAATCACTCGACCTCCTCGATCCATCCGATCGTTTCGAAGATCGAAATCCGCAAGGAGGGCAAGATCGGCCGCGTCTACTATCCGGCGGCCTTCATGACCAATGACAATCTCGAATATTACCAGGATGCCTACGAGATCGGGCCGGAGAAGATCATCGACACCTATGCGGCGGCGACCCAGCATGTCGATCAAGGCCTGTCCCTGACGCTGTTCTTCCGTGACACGGCAACCACCCGCGACATCAACCGGGCGCAAATCTACGCCTGGAAGAAGGGCATCAAGACCATCTACTACATCCGCCTGCGCCAGATGGCGTTGTCCGGCACCGAGGTGCAGGGCTGCGTTTCCTGCACACTTTGA
- a CDS encoding 3-hydroxybutyryl-CoA dehydrogenase, whose translation MNAVLKTIGIIGAGQMGCGIAQVSADAGYKVQLYDVSDERVQHGLATINGNLARHVTSGKMTDDERSATLALISGSSDINDLAASDLVIEAATEDESVKRKIYAQVCPVLKPEAILATNTSSLSITRLASATDRPEHFMGIHFMNPVPVMKLVELVRGIATEEGTFATAKEFVASLEKTVTVAEDFPAFIVNRILLPMINEAIYTLYEGVGTVDAIDTAMKLGANHPMGPLQLADFIGLDTCLSIMQVLHDGLADSKYRPCPLLVKYVEAGWLGRKSGRGFYDYRGETPVPTR comes from the coding sequence ATGAATGCGGTGTTGAAGACGATTGGTATCATCGGCGCGGGCCAGATGGGTTGCGGCATCGCACAGGTTTCGGCAGATGCGGGCTATAAGGTCCAGCTCTACGATGTCTCCGACGAACGCGTCCAGCATGGTCTCGCCACCATCAACGGCAACCTCGCCCGCCATGTGACGAGCGGCAAGATGACGGATGACGAGCGCTCCGCCACCCTCGCCCTGATTTCCGGCTCCTCCGACATCAACGATCTCGCCGCTTCGGATCTCGTGATCGAAGCTGCGACCGAAGACGAAAGCGTCAAGCGAAAGATTTACGCCCAGGTCTGTCCAGTCCTGAAGCCGGAAGCGATCCTCGCCACCAACACGTCCTCGCTGTCGATCACCCGGCTCGCTTCCGCCACCGACCGCCCCGAGCACTTCATGGGCATCCATTTCATGAACCCGGTGCCGGTAATGAAGCTGGTCGAGCTGGTGCGCGGCATCGCCACGGAAGAGGGCACCTTCGCCACCGCCAAGGAATTCGTGGCCTCGCTGGAAAAAACCGTGACGGTCGCCGAGGATTTCCCGGCCTTCATCGTCAACCGCATCCTGCTACCGATGATCAACGAAGCGATCTACACCCTCTACGAGGGCGTCGGCACCGTCGATGCGATCGACACCGCCATGAAGCTCGGCGCCAACCATCCGATGGGGCCGCTGCAGCTGGCCGATTTCATCGGTCTCGACACCTGCCTGTCGATCATGCAGGTGTTGCACGACGGCTTGGCCGACTCCAAGTACCGCCCCTGCCCGCTGCTGGTGAAATATGTCGAGGCCGGCTGGCTCGGCCGCAAGTCCGGCCGCGGCTTCTACGACTATCGCGGCGAAACGCCGGTCCCGACCCGCTAA
- the nrdI gene encoding class Ib ribonucleoside-diphosphate reductase assembly flavoprotein NrdI, with product MGEIVYFSSRSENTHRFVTKLGLPAQRIPIGGDANLAVSSPFVLIVPTYCGECGKGAVPKEVIRFLNDAENRSNIRGVIAAGNSNFGATFGIAGDIISAKCQVPYLYRFELLGTAADVDNVRRGLERFWTR from the coding sequence ATGGGCGAGATCGTCTATTTTTCCAGTCGGTCGGAAAACACTCATCGCTTCGTAACAAAGCTGGGTTTGCCGGCCCAACGCATCCCGATCGGCGGCGACGCTAACCTTGCGGTTAGCAGTCCTTTCGTCCTGATCGTCCCCACCTATTGCGGCGAATGCGGCAAGGGGGCCGTGCCCAAAGAGGTGATCCGCTTCCTCAACGACGCGGAAAACCGTTCAAACATCCGCGGGGTCATCGCCGCGGGCAACAGCAACTTCGGAGCGACCTTCGGGATCGCCGGCGACATCATCTCTGCCAAGTGCCAGGTGCCGTACCTCTACAGGTTCGAGCTGCTGGGCACGGCGGCGGATGTCGACAACGTCAGACGCGGATTGGAACGATTTTGGACACGCTAA
- a CDS encoding rhomboid family intramembrane serine protease codes for MFIPLHDANTLKHIKVQWVTMALIALNVAVWLFTGVVASPSASQATIVGLGYIPAVAFHHATLEPALAFTPEPLTYITYSFVHSGLWHLASNMLFLWVFGDNVEDAMGHVRFLAFYLLCATAGALFHGLVGTTSEAPLVGASGAISGVVTAYVVLHPRVKVWVLVLMRVPLPLPAFVPLLLWIGQQFVMLLIEPDGSISWGAHVGGIVAGGLLVLVMRRRGVPLFDREVVTPKAVRDRPIPNPTMVVAPGQQLRPRLPWGKQ; via the coding sequence ATGTTCATACCGCTGCACGATGCCAATACGCTGAAGCATATCAAGGTCCAGTGGGTGACGATGGCGCTGATCGCGCTGAATGTCGCGGTTTGGCTGTTCACCGGTGTCGTCGCCAGCCCTTCTGCGTCGCAGGCGACGATCGTTGGCTTGGGCTATATTCCGGCGGTCGCCTTTCACCATGCGACGCTGGAGCCGGCGCTGGCCTTCACGCCGGAACCGCTGACCTACATCACCTATTCGTTCGTGCATTCCGGCTTATGGCACCTCGCGTCGAACATGCTCTTCCTTTGGGTGTTCGGCGACAATGTCGAGGACGCGATGGGGCATGTTCGCTTCCTTGCCTTCTATCTGCTCTGCGCAACCGCCGGTGCGCTCTTCCACGGCCTGGTGGGGACGACATCGGAAGCGCCGCTTGTGGGCGCCTCCGGCGCGATATCAGGCGTGGTCACGGCTTACGTCGTGCTGCATCCGCGTGTGAAGGTCTGGGTCCTGGTGCTGATGCGCGTGCCCCTGCCATTGCCGGCCTTCGTTCCGCTCCTTCTCTGGATCGGCCAACAATTCGTGATGCTGCTAATCGAACCCGATGGCAGTATTTCCTGGGGAGCGCATGTCGGCGGCATCGTCGCCGGCGGCCTGCTGGTCCTTGTGATGCGCCGCCGCGGCGTCCCTCTCTTTGATCGAGAAGTCGTCACACCGAAGGCCGTCAGGGACCGGCCCATCCCCAACCCGACCATGGTCGTGGCGCCCGGCCAGCAGTTGCGCCCGCGCCTTCCCTGGGGCAAGCAATAG
- a CDS encoding SDR family oxidoreductase, with protein sequence MSDQRTIIVTGCSSGIGAHCARALKADGWRVFATVRKFDDLAPLEADGIEAFRMDYTRGDTISDLVRDVTALTGGRIDALFNNGAYGQPGAVEDLPTDALRAQFETNVFGWHELTRQVVPLMRKRGQGRIVQCSSILGVVPYRFRGAYTASKFALEGLSISLRMELQGSGIHVSLIEPGPIASRFTANALAKINEHIDVKNSVHAADYRRQLARLDGSGRPNRHKLGPDAVYAVLKHALNSNNPKPHYPVTTPAKQGMVLKRLLPADLFYRLMRLVD encoded by the coding sequence ATGTCGGATCAGCGCACTATCATCGTGACCGGATGCTCTTCCGGGATCGGCGCACACTGCGCCCGCGCGCTGAAGGCCGACGGCTGGCGGGTCTTTGCCACAGTGCGTAAATTCGATGATCTGGCACCGCTGGAAGCCGACGGCATCGAGGCCTTCCGCATGGACTATACGCGCGGCGACACGATTTCGGATCTCGTGCGCGACGTGACGGCGCTGACCGGCGGGCGTATCGACGCGTTGTTTAACAACGGCGCCTACGGGCAGCCCGGCGCCGTCGAGGACCTTCCGACCGACGCCCTGCGCGCTCAGTTCGAAACGAATGTCTTCGGCTGGCACGAATTGACGCGCCAGGTCGTGCCACTGATGCGCAAGCGTGGCCAGGGCCGGATCGTCCAGTGCTCATCGATCCTCGGCGTCGTGCCGTACCGGTTCCGCGGCGCCTATACCGCTTCCAAATTCGCTCTCGAGGGCCTCAGTATCAGCCTTCGCATGGAGCTGCAGGGCAGCGGAATTCATGTGAGCTTGATCGAACCCGGGCCGATTGCCTCCCGCTTCACGGCAAACGCGCTCGCAAAAATCAACGAACATATCGACGTGAAGAACTCGGTGCATGCGGCAGATTACCGCCGTCAGCTTGCACGCCTTGACGGCTCGGGCCGTCCCAATCGACATAAGCTCGGTCCGGATGCCGTCTATGCCGTGTTGAAGCACGCATTGAACTCGAACAATCCGAAACCACATTACCCCGTAACCACGCCGGCAAAGCAGGGTATGGTGCTGAAAAGGCTGCTGCCCGCCGACCTTTTCTACCGCCTGATGCGCTTGGTGGACTAA
- a CDS encoding twin transmembrane helix small protein — translation MSTVTYILAIIVMGIVALVLIRGLFNMMKGGNPNLSNKLMQLRVLLQAIAVLLIMLTLWLTGGGRPS, via the coding sequence ATGTCCACGGTCACCTACATCCTCGCGATCATCGTCATGGGCATCGTCGCCCTGGTGCTGATTCGTGGCCTCTTCAACATGATGAAGGGCGGCAATCCGAACCTTTCCAACAAGCTGATGCAGCTGCGCGTACTGCTGCAGGCGATCGCCGTGCTCCTGATCATGCTGACGCTCTGGCTGACCGGTGGCGGCCGCCCTAGCTAA
- a CDS encoding electron transfer flavoprotein subunit alpha/FixB family protein, translating into MAILLLADHDGNHLSDQTAKTLTAASKIAKEQASDVHVLVAGAGAKAAAEQAAKLSGVSKVLVAEDASLANNLAEPLAALIVQLSGSYDTIIAAATSTGKNVMPRVAALLDVAQVSEIIEVVSADTFKRPIYAGNAIQTVQATDARRVITVRTASFAAAAEGGSAPVETIAAAANPGLSTFVKDALSASDRPELTSAKIIISGGRALGSAEKFREVILPVADKLGAAVGASRAAVDAGYAPNDWQVGQTGKVVAPDLYIACGISGAIQHLAGMKDSKVIVAINKDEEAPIFQVADYGLVADLFEALPELQKAL; encoded by the coding sequence ATGGCCATTCTTCTTCTGGCTGATCACGACGGCAACCACCTTTCCGACCAGACCGCCAAGACGCTGACGGCGGCATCGAAGATTGCCAAGGAACAGGCAAGCGACGTGCACGTGCTGGTCGCCGGCGCCGGCGCCAAGGCAGCAGCCGAGCAGGCAGCCAAGCTCTCCGGTGTCTCCAAGGTGCTGGTTGCCGAGGATGCAAGCCTTGCCAACAATCTGGCCGAGCCGCTGGCGGCGCTGATCGTCCAGCTTTCCGGCAGCTACGACACGATCATCGCCGCCGCCACCTCGACCGGCAAGAACGTCATGCCGCGCGTGGCCGCCCTCCTCGACGTCGCCCAGGTCTCCGAGATCATCGAGGTGGTCTCGGCCGATACCTTCAAGCGGCCGATCTATGCCGGTAATGCCATCCAGACGGTACAGGCGACCGACGCCAGACGCGTCATCACCGTGCGCACCGCCTCGTTTGCTGCAGCGGCCGAAGGCGGTTCCGCCCCGGTCGAAACCATTGCGGCCGCCGCCAACCCGGGTCTGTCGACCTTTGTCAAGGACGCGCTGTCGGCCTCCGACCGTCCGGAACTGACCTCGGCGAAGATCATCATCTCCGGTGGCCGGGCGCTCGGCTCCGCCGAAAAGTTCAGGGAGGTCATCCTGCCGGTCGCCGACAAGCTCGGTGCCGCCGTCGGCGCCTCGCGCGCTGCCGTCGATGCCGGTTATGCCCCGAACGACTGGCAGGTCGGCCAGACCGGCAAGGTCGTGGCACCTGATCTCTACATCGCCTGCGGCATCTCGGGCGCCATCCAGCACCTCGCCGGCATGAAGGATTCGAAGGTCATCGTCGCCATCAACAAGGACGAAGAGGCCCCGATCTTCCAGGTTGCCGACTACGGTCTCGTCGCCGATCTGTTCGAGGCCCTGCCGGAATTGCAGAAGGCGCTTTGA
- the tlpA gene encoding thiol:disulfide interchange protein TlpA, giving the protein MTTRTPLRLPSLKLIGIAAVAGIIAGAAAVYIREAGSGNGGAQTASGECAAAKDVAARISPFLKGQVAAMVAADEHRKLTAVAFKGADGKPMTLDNFAGKTVLFNLWATWCVPCREEMPALNALEKELGSDRFQVVPVNIDTGDDEKPKAFLSEIGVDALKLYRDNTIEVFNSLKKQGLAFGLPVTLLINDKGCLISAMNGPAAWDSEDAKALIKGAVGS; this is encoded by the coding sequence ATGACGACAAGAACGCCCCTGCGCCTGCCATCCCTCAAGCTGATAGGGATCGCGGCCGTCGCAGGCATTATTGCCGGTGCGGCAGCGGTTTACATCAGGGAAGCCGGGTCTGGCAATGGCGGGGCGCAAACGGCATCGGGCGAATGCGCGGCGGCAAAGGACGTCGCCGCCAGGATTTCGCCGTTCCTGAAGGGCCAGGTCGCAGCAATGGTTGCCGCCGACGAGCACCGCAAGCTCACCGCCGTCGCCTTCAAGGGCGCCGACGGCAAACCGATGACACTCGACAACTTCGCCGGCAAGACCGTGCTCTTCAATCTCTGGGCGACGTGGTGCGTGCCCTGCCGCGAGGAAATGCCGGCCCTGAACGCGCTGGAGAAGGAGTTGGGCAGCGACAGGTTCCAGGTCGTTCCCGTCAACATCGATACCGGCGACGATGAGAAACCGAAGGCTTTCCTGAGCGAGATCGGCGTTGATGCGCTCAAGCTCTATCGCGACAACACGATCGAGGTGTTCAACAGCCTGAAGAAGCAGGGCCTGGCGTTCGGCCTGCCCGTCACGCTGCTGATCAACGACAAGGGCTGCTTGATCTCTGCCATGAACGGGCCGGCGGCCTGGGATAGCGAAGATGCCAAGGCGCTGATCAAGGGTGCCGTGGGGTCGTGA
- the nrdF gene encoding class 1b ribonucleoside-diphosphate reductase subunit beta, whose translation MNIQIKPASRVRAINWNRVEDDKDLEVWNRLTGNFWLPEKVPLSNDIPSWATLKPDEQQLTIRVFTGLTLLDTIQNGVGSVKLMADAATPHEEAVLSNISFMEAVHARSYSSIFSTLCLTPDVDDAYRWSEENAFLQKKSELIMKEYASNDPLKRKVASVFLESFLFYSGFYLPMYWSSRAKLTNTADMIRLIIRDEAVHGYYIGYKFQRGLERLSEARQQQIKDFAFELLLELYDNEAKYTEALYDGVGLTEDVKKFLHYNANKALMNLGYEALFPPEACKVNPAILSALSPNADENHDFFSGSGSSYVIGKAVSTEDEDWDF comes from the coding sequence ATGAACATCCAAATCAAGCCCGCAAGTCGCGTGCGCGCCATCAACTGGAACCGTGTCGAGGACGACAAGGACCTCGAAGTCTGGAACCGCCTCACCGGAAACTTCTGGCTGCCGGAAAAGGTGCCGTTGTCGAACGACATTCCGTCCTGGGCAACGTTGAAGCCCGACGAGCAGCAGCTCACCATCCGGGTTTTCACCGGCCTGACGCTTCTCGACACGATCCAGAACGGCGTCGGCTCGGTGAAGTTGATGGCCGATGCCGCGACGCCGCATGAGGAAGCGGTACTCTCCAACATCTCCTTCATGGAGGCAGTCCACGCACGCTCGTACTCGTCGATCTTCTCGACGCTTTGCCTGACGCCTGATGTCGACGACGCCTATCGCTGGTCGGAAGAGAACGCGTTCCTGCAGAAGAAGTCAGAGCTGATCATGAAGGAATACGCCTCCAACGACCCACTGAAGAGGAAGGTTGCCAGCGTCTTTCTCGAAAGTTTCCTGTTCTATTCCGGCTTCTATCTGCCGATGTACTGGTCGAGCCGCGCCAAGCTCACCAACACGGCTGATATGATCCGCCTCATCATCCGCGACGAGGCGGTCCACGGCTACTATATCGGCTACAAGTTCCAGCGCGGTCTTGAGCGGCTGTCCGAGGCGCGTCAGCAGCAGATCAAGGACTTTGCGTTCGAACTGCTGCTCGAACTCTACGACAACGAGGCGAAATATACCGAGGCGCTCTACGATGGCGTCGGGCTCACCGAGGACGTCAAGAAGTTTCTGCACTACAACGCCAACAAGGCGCTGATGAACCTCGGCTACGAGGCGCTCTTCCCGCCGGAAGCCTGCAAGGTCAATCCGGCGATCCTGTCGGCGCTGTCGCCAAACGCCGACGAGAACCACGACTTCTTCTCCGGATCAGGATCCTCCTATGTCATCGGCAAGGCTGTCTCGACCGAAGATGAGGACTGGGACTTTTAG
- a CDS encoding electron transfer flavoprotein subunit beta/FixA family protein encodes MKILVPVKRVVDYNVKIRVKPDGTGVELTNVKMSMNPFDEISVEEALRLREAGKAEEVIVVSIGPAKAEETLRTALAMGADRAILVETDETLEPLAVAKILKGVVDAEQPGLIITGKQAIDDDSNQTGQMLAALLGTAQATFASKIEIEVPGPGGKAQVTREVDGGLQTIEIKLPAVVTTDLRLNEPRYASLPNIMKAKKKPLDKKAPADFGVSTEPRLKVLKTEEPSGRKAGVKVKSVAELVEKLKVEAGVL; translated from the coding sequence ATGAAAATTCTCGTCCCCGTGAAGCGGGTGGTTGATTACAACGTGAAGATCCGCGTGAAGCCGGATGGCACAGGCGTCGAGCTTACGAACGTGAAGATGTCGATGAACCCGTTCGACGAGATCTCGGTGGAAGAGGCGCTGCGGCTGAGGGAAGCCGGCAAGGCCGAGGAAGTGATCGTCGTGTCGATCGGCCCGGCCAAGGCCGAGGAAACGCTGCGCACCGCGCTTGCCATGGGTGCTGACCGCGCCATCCTCGTCGAGACCGACGAGACGCTAGAGCCGCTTGCGGTTGCCAAGATCCTCAAGGGCGTCGTCGATGCCGAGCAGCCGGGCCTCATCATCACAGGCAAGCAGGCAATCGATGACGACTCGAACCAGACCGGCCAGATGCTGGCGGCCCTGCTCGGCACGGCGCAGGCGACGTTTGCCTCGAAGATCGAGATCGAAGTCCCTGGTCCTGGGGGCAAGGCTCAGGTGACCCGCGAAGTCGATGGCGGCCTGCAGACGATCGAGATCAAGCTGCCGGCCGTCGTCACCACGGATCTGCGTCTGAACGAGCCGCGCTACGCCTCGCTGCCGAACATCATGAAGGCGAAGAAGAAGCCGCTCGACAAGAAGGCTCCTGCAGATTTCGGCGTCTCCACCGAACCGCGCCTCAAGGTGTTGAAGACCGAGGAGCCGTCCGGCCGCAAGGCCGGCGTCAAGGTCAAGTCGGTCGCCGAGCTGGTCGAAAAGCTTAAAGTCGAAGCAGGCGTCCTCTAG
- the nrdH gene encoding glutaredoxin-like protein NrdH: MSITVYSKPACVQCTATTRALDRQGIDYTVIDVSTDSAAYELVQGLGYRQVPVVVAGEQHWAGFRPDKISALV, encoded by the coding sequence ATGAGCATTACTGTTTACAGCAAGCCCGCCTGCGTCCAGTGCACCGCGACCACCCGCGCACTCGACCGCCAGGGCATCGATTACACCGTGATCGACGTTTCCACCGATTCTGCGGCCTACGAACTGGTGCAAGGCCTCGGCTATCGCCAGGTGCCCGTGGTCGTCGCCGGTGAGCAGCATTGGGCCGGGTTCCGCCCCGATAAGATCAGCGCGCTGGTGTGA